TCGTTTCGGGACGGGACATCGAGAAAGCGAAATATGAGAGTGGATACTTCCTCGTACCCGACAAAGATCGCGAGCGCGTGACCGACATCTCCGTGAACCGCGAGGCGAAGCGCGTAAGCGTAACACTCGGGGACTCGCTCACGCGGGAGGCGCGCTATTTGGGCGACCAGGGCTGCGTCATCGTCCCCGAAGGTGCGGATGGCGTTTACTTCGAGCCCGTCACCGTCGAGACCAGCCTTCCCGACGCCGGAGCTCAGGATTGGCCGATGGGCGACGCGCTCCCCGATTCCCTGCCGGAGGGAGTCGATCGAGAGAAGCTGGATAAAGCCGTCGAGCTCGCGTTTCAGAACCCGGAGAGCATGACCGCGGCGATGGTCGTGGTCCACAAAGGCCAGATCGTCGCCGAGCGCTACGCGCAGGGCGCGCACAAAGACATGCAGCTCGAGAGCTGGTCCATGGGCAAGAGCCTCACGGCGACCCTCGTCGGGCTCCTGGTCCGCGAGGGCCATTTCGGCCTCGACGATCCGGCCCCGGTCCCCGCATGGCAAGAGGAAGGCGATCCCCGACGCGAGATCACGATCCGCGACCTCATGAACATGTCGGGCGGGCTTCACTTCACCGCGCCGCGCGATCCGGACTACACCCCGGAAATGGGTTATCCCGACCACATGTTCATTTATACCGGTGCCGTGGATGCTTTCGAGCACTCTTACTCGAAGCCCCTGCAGTTTCCCCCGGGGACGGAGGGCCGATATCGAAACTCCGATCCACTCACGCTCGGCTACATCGTGAAACGAACGGTGACCGAGGCGGGCGAGAACTACTTACGTTGGCCGCAAAAGGCGCTCTTCGACAAGATCGGCATTCGCGAACAAGTGCTCGAGCCGGACCCCTACGGCAACTTTCTCCTCACCGGGTACGATTACGGAACGGCGCGCAACTGGGCCCGGCTCGGTCTTCTTTACCTGAACGACGGCGTGTGGCTCGGCGAACGACTCCTGCCCGAGGGTTGGGCCGAGTTCGTGTCGACCCCGGCGCCCGGATGGAAAGAGCCCGTCTACGGCGGTCTGTTCTGGGTTAACGGCACCGGTGAATATTCGCTTCCCCGCGACGCTTACTTCATGGCGGGAGCGGGCGGACAGCGGACGTTCGTGGTGCCCAGCCACGATCTCGTCATCGTGCGGATGGGTCATTTCCGCGGCGACGGACCCGTGATGCGCCAGGAGCTGAACGAAGCGCTCGCCGGAATCCTCAGCGCCGTCGAGCCCACCGATTCTTGACGTACCTCGCGCCGGAAGGTGAAGGGCGCGCCGAGCTTCGGATCAAGCGAAGCCGATTCATCGGCATCGTCCGTCACGTCACATCTGCGGCGGAGGTGTCGTCGGCACGGCGAAAAATACGCGGGGAGCTCGAGGATGCGACCCACCATTGCTGGGCGTGCGTCCTGGGAGATCCGGAGTCCAGTCCCACGGTGCGTTTCGACGATGCGGGCGAGCCCTCGGGAACTGCGGGAAAGCCGATCCTGAACGTGCTCACGAGACGCAACGTGGGCGACGTGCTTCTCGTCGTCGTCCGCTATTTCGGAGGGGTCAAGCTGGGGGCGGGAGGGCTTCACCGAGCGTACTCGGCCGCGGCGAGCGCCGCACTGGATGCCACCAGGCTTCGGGAAAAGACGGCGACTCGATCGGCGACCATCGTCTCGTCCTTCGAAGACGAGAAACAGGTGAGGCGGGCTCTCGATGAGATGTCTCTGACGCCCAAGAACGTCGAGTACGGCGAGGAGGTCGTCATCTCGCTCGATCTCAACGAGGACCGAATCGAGCCGCTGCGCCGCTCCATCTCCGATAAGACCCGAGGGCGCGCCGTGCTGGGTGTGGGAATCGAACGGAACGCTAATCCGCCTGAGATAGAATGACCTCTCGAAGGAGCACAAATGAGAGACTACCTCCCGTTCCTGTTCGCCCTGGGAACCGCCGTGTGCTG
The DNA window shown above is from Vicinamibacteria bacterium and carries:
- a CDS encoding serine hydrolase produces the protein MRKPLAILGFATWIGCAPATEEEPASQEFQNAPEVPYAPDTTPESLGIAGYAKVLCSAVFVSGRDIEKAKYESGYFLVPDKDRERVTDISVNREAKRVSVTLGDSLTREARYLGDQGCVIVPEGADGVYFEPVTVETSLPDAGAQDWPMGDALPDSLPEGVDREKLDKAVELAFQNPESMTAAMVVVHKGQIVAERYAQGAHKDMQLESWSMGKSLTATLVGLLVREGHFGLDDPAPVPAWQEEGDPRREITIRDLMNMSGGLHFTAPRDPDYTPEMGYPDHMFIYTGAVDAFEHSYSKPLQFPPGTEGRYRNSDPLTLGYIVKRTVTEAGENYLRWPQKALFDKIGIREQVLEPDPYGNFLLTGYDYGTARNWARLGLLYLNDGVWLGERLLPEGWAEFVSTPAPGWKEPVYGGLFWVNGTGEYSLPRDAYFMAGAGGQRTFVVPSHDLVIVRMGHFRGDGPVMRQELNEALAGILSAVEPTDS
- a CDS encoding YigZ family protein — encoded protein: MTYLAPEGEGRAELRIKRSRFIGIVRHVTSAAEVSSARRKIRGELEDATHHCWACVLGDPESSPTVRFDDAGEPSGTAGKPILNVLTRRNVGDVLLVVVRYFGGVKLGAGGLHRAYSAAASAALDATRLREKTATRSATIVSSFEDEKQVRRALDEMSLTPKNVEYGEEVVISLDLNEDRIEPLRRSISDKTRGRAVLGVGIERNANPPEIE